One Tunturibacter gelidoferens genomic region harbors:
- a CDS encoding NAD-dependent succinate-semialdehyde dehydrogenase: protein MPIATINPFNGETVQVFQPLSAEQLDGKLSTAAAAFSRYRSTSFPERAAYMIRAAEILERDKEQVSRLITVEMGKPLTSAVHEIEKCALVCHYYAEHAQKYLADEVIPTGAMKSFVRYLPLGPVLAIMPWNYPFWQVIRFLAPALMAGNVGLLKHASNVPQCALAIERIFLEAGFAEGVFQTLLIGTGEVDAILGDPRIVAATITGSEDAGIKVAIGAAKRVKKVVLELGGSDPFIVMPSADIDKAVTTGVRARVLNNGQSCIAAKRFIVAAEIADEFERKFVAAMEALTIGDPFDAATDVGPLATASSVKSLHDDVRKTVDAGGRLLTGGNVLNRPGFFYAPTVLTDIPLDSPGYREEFFGPVASLFRVADIDEAIHIANDTRFGLGASAWTEDADERERFTNELDAGMVFINSMVASDPRLPFGGVKMSGYGRELAALGIREFVNAKTVFIQ from the coding sequence ATGCCGATTGCCACCATCAACCCCTTCAACGGAGAGACCGTCCAGGTCTTTCAGCCGCTCTCAGCGGAGCAACTTGACGGAAAGCTGTCCACCGCCGCGGCGGCGTTCTCCCGCTACCGTAGCACCTCCTTCCCGGAGCGTGCGGCCTACATGATTCGCGCTGCCGAGATTCTCGAACGCGATAAGGAGCAGGTCTCCAGGCTGATCACCGTCGAGATGGGAAAGCCGCTGACCTCCGCCGTCCACGAGATTGAGAAGTGCGCCCTCGTCTGCCACTATTACGCCGAACACGCCCAGAAGTATCTAGCCGATGAAGTTATTCCCACCGGTGCCATGAAGAGCTTCGTCCGGTATCTTCCCCTAGGCCCGGTGCTCGCCATCATGCCCTGGAACTATCCATTCTGGCAGGTGATCCGCTTTCTCGCGCCGGCTCTGATGGCCGGCAACGTCGGTCTTCTGAAGCATGCGTCGAACGTCCCCCAGTGCGCTTTGGCCATCGAGAGAATCTTTCTTGAAGCCGGCTTCGCCGAAGGCGTCTTCCAGACTCTGCTGATCGGCACGGGAGAGGTCGATGCGATACTTGGTGATCCGCGCATCGTCGCCGCGACCATCACCGGCAGTGAAGACGCGGGGATCAAGGTGGCAATCGGCGCGGCCAAGCGGGTCAAGAAGGTCGTACTGGAACTGGGAGGCAGCGACCCATTCATCGTGATGCCCAGTGCGGATATCGACAAGGCGGTGACCACCGGTGTACGCGCTCGCGTGCTCAACAACGGCCAGTCCTGCATCGCCGCCAAGCGCTTTATCGTCGCGGCGGAGATCGCCGACGAGTTCGAGCGCAAGTTCGTAGCAGCCATGGAGGCCCTCACCATCGGCGATCCTTTCGATGCCGCCACCGACGTCGGCCCGCTAGCTACGGCGAGCAGTGTCAAATCTTTGCATGACGATGTCCGTAAGACCGTCGATGCAGGGGGCCGTCTGCTCACCGGCGGAAACGTTCTCAATCGACCTGGATTCTTCTATGCGCCCACCGTCCTGACCGACATCCCACTCGATTCTCCCGGGTATCGCGAAGAGTTCTTCGGCCCCGTCGCTTCGTTGTTCCGCGTGGCGGATATCGACGAAGCAATCCATATCGCAAACGACACCCGCTTTGGCCTCGGAGCAAGCGCCTGGACCGAAGACGCGGACGAACGCGAACGCTTCACCAACGAGCTTGATGCCGGTATGGTCTTCATCAACAGCATGGTCGCCTCCGATCCGCGGCTTCCGTTCGGCGGCGTCAAGATGTCGGGCTATGGACGCGAGCTTGCAGCCCTGGGCATCCGTGAGTTCGTCAACGCGAAGACCGTCTTTATCCAGTGA
- a CDS encoding UbiX family flavin prenyltransferase, producing MKRLIVAITGASGAIYGVRTLQLLRAAGGVEVHLVISPSAARTLLAETDYTIEDLRKLGDVVHNHKDIGASIASGSFRTEGMVVVPCSVKSLSGIANCYDEDLIVRAADVCLKERRRLILMLRETPFHAGHIALMDQATRMGAIIMPPIPSFYNRPNSIDDMVNQSVGRMLDLFDLAADIVSRWTGTAPLPALGPE from the coding sequence TTGAAGCGACTTATTGTTGCAATTACAGGCGCATCCGGCGCCATCTATGGGGTCCGAACGCTCCAGTTGTTGCGGGCAGCCGGCGGCGTCGAGGTACACCTGGTGATCTCTCCCTCTGCCGCTCGCACGCTGCTGGCTGAAACCGACTACACCATCGAAGACCTGCGAAAGCTCGGCGACGTGGTGCACAACCACAAAGATATCGGCGCTTCCATTGCAAGCGGCTCCTTTCGCACCGAAGGCATGGTGGTAGTTCCCTGCTCAGTGAAGAGCCTGAGCGGGATCGCGAACTGCTACGACGAAGACCTCATCGTGCGCGCGGCCGACGTCTGCCTCAAGGAACGACGCCGCTTGATACTGATGCTGCGGGAGACTCCGTTCCATGCAGGTCACATCGCGCTGATGGACCAGGCCACCAGAATGGGCGCGATCATCATGCCGCCCATTCCATCGTTCTATAATCGCCCGAATAGCATCGACGATATGGTCAACCAGAGCGTAGGACGCATGCTGGACCTCTTCGATCTCGCCGCCGACATCGTGTCGCGGTGGACGGGGACTGCGCCTCTACCCGCTTTGGGCCCGGAGTAG
- a CDS encoding cupin domain-containing protein gives MKSPKDIAIDFKAGRISRRDFVKRAADGAFTLAATCSILKGVADGQSPSPADAYPTQKHADAHDSGYNVNQTNFDPFAAWLDQEGIPVYRDFAIKDLRALELQPWKRVGGLGAHINLVGGEGVNCAYVCELPAGASTNPQRYLFEETIYFLEGEGETQLWAPTGEKFSVKWKAGSVLGPPLNLWRKHTNLGSKPARFLSVNNAPVAIDLFHNTDFVFNNDFVFRDRFDTEGNFLKSGDDKMLTKIVKGHKHERSIHTWHGSFVPDARTIGLERAADRGKGNSRIELELANNTMQTHISEFSTGTYKMAHRHGPGSHVVTLNGTGYTLFWKGSTRYSEAKEKTRVDWTDGSLFVPPDGWFHQHFNTGRDAARYIAPNWGGQGRWFMEGLGGGGYTHLLDSVDVKTGGNMIEYEDEDPQVREMYVAELAKSGIKFNMDTNDRVSE, from the coding sequence GTGAAGAGTCCAAAAGACATAGCAATCGATTTCAAGGCCGGGCGAATCTCCCGGCGAGACTTTGTCAAACGTGCGGCGGACGGCGCCTTCACTCTTGCCGCCACCTGCTCGATTCTGAAAGGTGTTGCGGACGGGCAATCCCCATCCCCCGCAGACGCCTATCCCACGCAGAAACATGCCGACGCGCACGACTCGGGCTATAACGTGAACCAGACGAACTTTGACCCGTTCGCCGCGTGGCTCGATCAGGAAGGCATCCCGGTCTACAGGGACTTCGCCATCAAAGATCTCAGAGCTCTCGAACTGCAGCCGTGGAAGAGAGTGGGGGGACTCGGGGCTCACATCAATCTGGTTGGGGGAGAGGGAGTCAACTGCGCCTACGTCTGCGAGCTTCCTGCGGGCGCTTCTACCAACCCTCAGCGTTACCTCTTCGAGGAGACCATCTACTTTCTCGAGGGCGAGGGCGAGACTCAGCTATGGGCGCCTACCGGCGAAAAGTTCAGCGTCAAGTGGAAGGCGGGCAGTGTGCTCGGGCCGCCGCTCAATCTGTGGCGTAAGCACACCAATCTCGGAAGCAAACCGGCTCGCTTCTTGTCCGTGAACAATGCTCCGGTGGCGATCGATCTGTTCCATAACACCGATTTCGTCTTCAATAACGACTTCGTCTTCCGCGATCGCTTCGACACGGAAGGAAACTTTTTGAAGAGCGGCGATGACAAAATGCTGACGAAGATTGTGAAGGGTCACAAGCATGAAAGGAGCATTCACACCTGGCACGGCAGCTTTGTTCCAGATGCTCGTACCATCGGCCTGGAGCGGGCAGCGGATCGCGGTAAGGGAAACTCGAGAATCGAGCTGGAGCTTGCGAACAACACCATGCAGACGCACATCTCGGAGTTTTCCACGGGAACCTACAAGATGGCGCACCGGCACGGGCCAGGGTCGCACGTTGTCACTCTGAACGGAACGGGCTACACCCTCTTCTGGAAGGGGTCGACGCGCTACTCGGAGGCGAAGGAGAAGACACGCGTGGACTGGACCGATGGAAGTCTGTTTGTTCCGCCGGACGGCTGGTTCCACCAGCACTTCAATACCGGCCGCGACGCTGCCCGGTATATCGCTCCCAACTGGGGAGGCCAGGGCAGATGGTTCATGGAGGGGCTAGGTGGCGGCGGCTACACGCATCTGCTGGATTCTGTGGACGTCAAGACGGGCGGCAACATGATCGAGTATGAAGACGAAGATCCTCAGGTTCGCGAGATGTATGTCGCTGAACTCGCCAAGTCCGGGATCAAATTCAACATGGACACGAACGATAGGGTTTCGGAGTAG
- a CDS encoding TonB-dependent receptor: MNSIKITSVLQTIALCILLLAGSVSALGQGANGSVLGVVTDSSGATIAGAAVKITNNGTGAQQSLTTGSAGQYQFPGLPSGSYKIETTAKGFKAEVRPSIDLTVGASLTVNLSLQLGNVSETVVVTDQAQQVETTSPTVSGLVGEHAIRELPLNGRDWLQLATLQAGVTGGLGQQATQGSPTNSRAARGNGENLYINGNRPTENLYLADGLIVNDYSNGSPGSALNINLGVDAVREFAVLTSGFSAQYGLTSGGVINAAFKSGTNDFHGTGFGFFRNSALDARNYFDGPTIPDFHRYQYGVAVGGPIKKDKIFFFGNFEGLNQLLGLSERSLTISNSARTGVVPNPNGPGTITVAIAPAIQPFLPLFPVANGTDNGDGTAFYNFSGAQTGKEYYAVGKVDFHLSPKTILSTSYQWDTSSLVAPDVFNIKLVGSRASHDNAIVTLQNFLTPNLLNTAHLGVSYTFASDSEDISAVSPLATDTTLGFVPGKPVGVITAGNVATAGGLGASGADLFHYIAYQGSDDLNWIKGKNSLQFGFLFNRIADDFTSVQNPLGEWDYGSVQDLLQNVPLQFSSDLPTTNGARSLKTDYYGAYGQDVLRLSERLTITAGLRYEYNTPVVEANGKVATLVNLTDATERLGGSFVGNANKLNFAPRVGLAYDVFGTGKTSLRASYGIYDILSLPYFFLNRTHAIPFFNSGVVNAPPASAFPSNGLDLLTASASEGTYVQQNPPRAYNQAWNLTVEQQLPSDFALMIGYVGSHSVHVPQNIDDMDQVPLSLVTFDANGQLHFPIPAGNSSKNIQRINPNYSRIEGLVYTDFSIYHGLLVNLSRRLSHGLALQASYTWSKSMDEGSDTFSDNEYNNTVGPSYAFDLALNKGVSDFNITNNFVVNGQWNIPIGELSGVSKAVLGGWQLGGIFQIHSGEPFSVRLSSDRAFTGNSRAHSSAGGQRPNYNPGPGCSINPINTGQPLNYINLSCFSFPAPGELGNLGRNTLRAPEYIDVDSSLFKNIPLVHDRYGLQLRGEVFNVFNHTNFQSDSPQIFSSSGGVLGSAGQLPAPTLTTSRQIQFGAKFVF, from the coding sequence ATGAACTCTATAAAAATAACGTCAGTTCTACAGACAATCGCACTCTGCATTCTCCTGCTGGCCGGCAGTGTATCTGCACTTGGCCAGGGAGCAAACGGCTCGGTTCTCGGGGTAGTGACCGATTCCAGCGGTGCGACCATCGCGGGCGCTGCGGTTAAGATCACGAACAATGGAACCGGAGCGCAACAGAGTCTGACGACCGGCAGTGCGGGGCAATACCAGTTTCCCGGGCTGCCCTCGGGAAGCTACAAGATTGAAACCACCGCAAAGGGTTTCAAGGCGGAGGTTAGACCAAGCATCGATCTGACCGTCGGAGCTTCGCTCACGGTGAACTTGTCTCTCCAGCTTGGCAATGTTTCGGAGACCGTCGTGGTCACCGATCAGGCGCAGCAGGTGGAGACGACATCCCCGACGGTGAGCGGACTTGTTGGCGAGCACGCGATTCGCGAACTTCCTCTGAATGGGCGCGACTGGTTGCAGCTTGCGACCTTGCAGGCAGGAGTCACTGGCGGCCTCGGACAGCAGGCGACGCAGGGATCGCCGACCAACTCGCGCGCAGCCAGAGGCAACGGCGAGAACCTTTACATCAACGGAAACCGGCCAACGGAGAACCTGTATCTTGCCGATGGACTGATCGTCAACGACTATTCGAACGGTAGTCCGGGAAGCGCGCTGAACATCAACCTCGGCGTGGATGCCGTACGTGAGTTTGCGGTCCTCACCAGCGGCTTCTCCGCGCAGTATGGTCTGACCTCAGGCGGCGTCATCAACGCGGCGTTCAAATCGGGGACCAACGATTTCCACGGGACCGGCTTCGGATTCTTCCGGAACAGCGCTCTCGATGCGCGCAATTACTTCGACGGCCCGACGATCCCCGATTTTCACCGTTATCAGTATGGGGTTGCGGTTGGCGGACCCATCAAGAAGGATAAGATCTTCTTCTTCGGTAACTTCGAAGGCCTGAACCAGCTCCTCGGCTTGTCTGAGAGGTCGCTCACGATATCGAATTCGGCCAGGACTGGAGTGGTTCCGAATCCCAACGGGCCGGGAACGATTACAGTCGCGATCGCTCCTGCCATTCAGCCGTTCCTGCCGCTCTTCCCGGTCGCAAACGGAACCGACAATGGTGACGGCACGGCGTTTTACAACTTCTCCGGCGCCCAGACAGGCAAGGAGTACTACGCGGTCGGAAAAGTCGACTTCCACCTCTCTCCCAAGACCATCCTTTCGACCAGCTATCAGTGGGATACCTCATCGCTTGTGGCTCCGGACGTCTTCAACATCAAGCTGGTCGGATCGCGGGCCAGTCATGACAACGCCATCGTCACGCTGCAGAACTTCCTCACCCCTAACCTTTTGAACACGGCGCACCTAGGAGTCAGTTACACATTCGCGTCCGATTCCGAGGATATATCCGCGGTTTCGCCGCTGGCGACTGATACCACGCTTGGGTTTGTGCCGGGCAAGCCGGTGGGCGTGATCACGGCAGGCAACGTCGCTACCGCCGGGGGGCTCGGGGCCTCGGGCGCGGACCTGTTTCATTACATCGCGTATCAGGGTTCCGACGATCTAAACTGGATCAAGGGCAAAAATTCGCTGCAGTTCGGGTTTCTCTTCAATCGGATCGCGGACGACTTTACCTCGGTCCAAAACCCGTTGGGAGAGTGGGACTACGGCTCGGTGCAGGACCTACTGCAGAATGTACCGCTGCAATTCTCCTCCGACCTTCCGACGACCAACGGCGCCCGCAGCTTGAAGACCGACTACTACGGGGCCTATGGCCAGGATGTGCTGCGCTTGAGTGAGCGCCTCACGATCACCGCCGGGCTGCGGTACGAGTACAACACGCCGGTGGTCGAGGCCAACGGCAAGGTGGCGACGTTGGTAAACCTCACCGATGCGACGGAACGGCTTGGGGGCTCTTTTGTCGGCAACGCCAATAAGTTGAACTTCGCGCCGCGCGTGGGCCTGGCCTACGATGTCTTCGGAACCGGCAAGACTTCGCTCCGCGCCTCCTACGGCATTTATGACATCCTGTCGCTGCCTTATTTCTTCCTAAATCGGACCCACGCAATTCCTTTCTTCAACTCGGGTGTGGTGAACGCTCCTCCTGCGAGCGCTTTCCCATCGAACGGTCTTGACCTGCTGACTGCAAGTGCAAGTGAAGGCACCTACGTACAGCAGAATCCACCGCGGGCCTACAACCAGGCGTGGAACCTGACGGTCGAGCAGCAACTGCCATCGGACTTCGCTTTGATGATCGGCTATGTGGGATCCCATTCAGTTCATGTCCCGCAGAACATTGACGACATGGATCAGGTGCCGCTGTCTCTCGTCACCTTCGATGCGAATGGGCAACTCCACTTCCCCATCCCTGCCGGTAACAGCTCGAAGAATATTCAGCGGATCAACCCCAACTACTCGCGTATCGAAGGGTTGGTCTATACCGACTTTTCGATTTACCACGGCCTGCTGGTGAACCTGAGCCGGCGCCTGTCGCACGGGCTCGCACTTCAGGCCAGCTACACCTGGTCGAAGAGCATGGATGAGGGTTCCGATACCTTCAGCGACAATGAATACAACAACACCGTCGGACCGTCGTATGCCTTCGATCTGGCGCTCAACAAGGGTGTTTCCGACTTCAACATCACGAACAACTTCGTAGTCAACGGCCAGTGGAATATTCCTATCGGCGAACTGAGCGGCGTCTCCAAGGCAGTACTGGGAGGATGGCAGCTAGGCGGCATCTTCCAGATCCACTCCGGCGAGCCCTTCTCGGTGCGACTGAGTTCGGACCGGGCGTTTACGGGCAACAGCAGAGCCCACAGCAGCGCCGGCGGACAGAGACCGAATTACAATCCTGGACCGGGTTGTTCGATCAACCCCATCAATACCGGCCAGCCTCTGAACTACATCAACCTGAGCTGCTTCTCCTTCCCGGCACCGGGCGAGCTTGGAAATCTGGGACGCAATACACTGCGCGCACCCGAATATATCGATGTCGACAGCTCCTTGTTCAAGAACATCCCGCTGGTTCACGACAGATACGGCCTGCAACTCCGGGGCGAAGTATTCAACGTCTTTAATCACACCAACTTCCAAAGTGACTCGCCGCAAATCTTTAGCAGTTCGGGAGGTGTTCTGGGTTCCGCAGGACAATTGCCCGCGCCAACCCTGACGACCTCGCGGCAGATTCAGTTTGGAGCGAAGTTCGTCTTTTAG
- a CDS encoding FadR/GntR family transcriptional regulator, producing the protein MAVRGPVEPFKIVGLNRGRVHEPVAEQIRQAIFNGLIATGHKLPPEREMAEHFQTSRVTLREALRALEKEGLITVKRGAGGGAFVADFDQALRALTESLNTVVKLGSAKSAHLTEMRSILEPEITRLATLRATKEDVAVIEAVVDAQEQELKAGELSRKLDMDFHRFVAEAAHNPVLNIVVNAVNESIKDSILRSKRSEEMRRRVVSYHRSIFEAIRAGDSDLARKIMSEHVVDVQCHLEASDGA; encoded by the coding sequence ATGGCGGTTCGCGGACCAGTGGAACCTTTCAAAATTGTAGGGCTCAACCGGGGACGCGTTCACGAACCCGTCGCGGAGCAGATTCGGCAGGCCATTTTCAATGGCTTAATCGCCACCGGCCACAAGTTGCCGCCGGAACGGGAGATGGCGGAGCACTTTCAGACCAGCCGCGTTACGCTGCGCGAGGCCCTTCGCGCCCTCGAGAAAGAAGGTCTGATCACCGTCAAGCGCGGCGCCGGCGGCGGAGCTTTCGTTGCCGATTTCGACCAGGCGCTCCGGGCCCTCACCGAGTCCTTGAACACTGTCGTAAAGCTCGGGTCCGCCAAAAGCGCCCACCTCACCGAGATGCGCTCCATCCTCGAGCCTGAGATCACAAGGCTGGCTACGCTCCGGGCCACAAAGGAAGATGTTGCCGTCATTGAGGCCGTAGTCGATGCCCAGGAACAGGAACTCAAGGCGGGAGAGCTCAGCCGGAAGCTGGATATGGACTTCCACCGCTTCGTGGCGGAAGCCGCTCACAATCCCGTGCTCAATATCGTGGTCAACGCCGTTAACGAATCCATCAAGGACTCCATCCTGCGATCCAAGCGAAGCGAAGAGATGCGAAGACGTGTTGTGAGCTACCACCGGAGCATCTTCGAGGCGATTCGGGCGGGAGACTCCGACCTCGCCAGAAAGATTATGTCGGAGCACGTCGTCGATGTGCAGTGCCACCTGGAAGCCTCGGACGGAGCCTAG
- a CDS encoding MFS transporter, translated as MDRRATVDVAGLIDNTPLDWFHAIVLMNTCMVMFLEGYDMQVTSYAAPAIIKAWHLTSAHFGPVFGFGLLGYFLGATILGHLGDRFGRKKVILGGSLFFGAFTFGAAFATSLTQLLILRFLAGIGIGASIPAAIALTVEYAPAHLKARIISFLFLGYTLGATLGGFIAVKLIPAFGWPAVFVVGGIAPLVLAAIGLFTLPESVQFLALLQDRPQRVQAILTRFQRGLRFSDDTRFFVAEQKHRGLPVKQLFANGRAVMTMLLWTGFASSLLAHYFLTSWLPTILAGAAVPLSYAIISGALLQGGGGIGGLLLCWLSDTKSVLFIALAFCLASPFILFIPHAGGSSLMVLCFLTGFFLVGGQIGLNSIAGTMYPTDIRATGAGWALGIGRIGSIVGPVLGGVFLSMRVPTQTLFLYTALVPVVCAASIALLWKISAAVKPAASPIPS; from the coding sequence ATGGACAGACGAGCGACGGTCGATGTTGCAGGACTGATCGACAACACCCCGTTGGACTGGTTTCATGCGATCGTCCTGATGAACACGTGCATGGTCATGTTCTTGGAAGGCTACGACATGCAGGTGACCTCGTATGCGGCGCCTGCCATCATCAAAGCCTGGCATCTTACGAGCGCGCACTTCGGCCCCGTCTTCGGATTCGGCTTGCTCGGCTATTTCCTAGGCGCCACCATCCTTGGCCACCTGGGGGATCGCTTCGGGCGCAAAAAGGTCATCCTCGGTGGCTCCCTGTTCTTCGGCGCATTCACATTCGGCGCAGCCTTTGCCACCTCCCTGACGCAACTCTTGATCCTCAGGTTCCTGGCAGGCATCGGCATAGGCGCTTCCATTCCAGCAGCCATTGCACTGACGGTGGAATACGCTCCCGCTCATTTGAAGGCGCGCATCATCAGCTTTTTGTTTCTCGGTTACACCCTGGGCGCGACCCTCGGCGGTTTTATTGCGGTGAAGCTTATTCCTGCGTTTGGATGGCCTGCCGTGTTCGTCGTGGGCGGCATCGCGCCCCTGGTTCTTGCTGCCATAGGGTTGTTCACCCTGCCGGAATCGGTCCAGTTTCTCGCTCTTCTGCAGGATCGCCCTCAGCGTGTTCAGGCGATTCTCACCAGATTCCAACGCGGTTTGCGCTTCAGCGATGACACCAGATTTTTCGTTGCGGAGCAGAAGCATCGTGGCCTGCCGGTCAAGCAACTCTTCGCGAACGGCCGCGCCGTCATGACCATGCTCCTGTGGACCGGCTTCGCCTCAAGTCTTTTGGCCCACTACTTTCTGACGAGCTGGTTGCCGACGATCCTGGCCGGAGCCGCGGTGCCTCTGTCCTACGCCATCATCTCGGGCGCGCTGCTGCAAGGGGGAGGAGGTATCGGCGGCCTGCTCCTATGCTGGCTGAGCGACACGAAAAGCGTTCTGTTTATCGCGCTCGCCTTCTGCCTCGCTTCGCCTTTCATTCTGTTCATCCCGCACGCGGGCGGTTCTTCGCTCATGGTCCTTTGTTTTCTTACAGGCTTCTTTCTGGTCGGCGGTCAGATTGGATTGAATTCGATCGCAGGAACGATGTACCCAACCGATATCCGCGCCACCGGAGCCGGGTGGGCTCTCGGTATCGGACGTATCGGATCGATCGTGGGGCCAGTTCTGGGCGGCGTGTTCCTTTCGATGCGCGTCCCCACCCAGACGCTGTTTCTGTATACGGCGTTGGTACCGGTCGTATGCGCGGCCTCCATCGCGCTGCTTTGGAAAATTTCCGCCGCAGTAAAACCCGCCGCCTCCCCGATTCCTTCGTAA
- a CDS encoding xanthine dehydrogenase family protein molybdopterin-binding subunit — MNSTDTPQDKQTGSTTGKQEAATPRRELKQRYDGYAKVTGSARYATEFQMPGAVYAFLVQSTIPKGTIASIDRAAAERAYGVLAVLTPFNAARLPMPPSQSHARRAVSLLQDRAVHYNGQPIAVVVAASLDQARHAATLLKIEYISEPPQLDFMGRLDQGRPLKQPTREPADSRRGNLAASMARATVTLEETYTTPIQNHNSMETHSTLAWWEGEKLNVYNSTQSIEVDQQALASTFGIPLSNVRVQCPYTGGGFGSKGSPWSHVFLAAMAAKTVGRPVKLALDRNQMFGPVGSRPATVQKIRLGASADGRLLGVEHNVILTASVMEDFLEPCAAQTRMLYSSESNATTHRLVDMNLGVGTYMRAPGEASGSAAVESALDELAIKLKMDPVELRLINYAETDEGRNLPFTSKHLRACYEQAGTRFGWSSRNSTPGQRLEGNALIGYGMATSTRRAGRSEAEAVVRILPNGRVFVGAGTQDLGTGTYTIMADTAGNELGLDPSLVEVRLGDSALPGAPGSVGSQTAASVCPAVRLAAIKARSRLIGMALGDPASPLHGRNAEEINVGEGRIFVTSDPSIGESFAERIGRNGGDPVEAISSAEPEAGAARYSAYSFGAVFVEVAVDRSTGMVKVRRVVGTYDIGTLMNQMTGLSQLIGGVVWGISFALQEEAHIDPFSGRTVNANYAEYHVPVNADIGEIDLTVLNIPDTRFSPLGARGIGEVATTGVAAAIANAVYNATGKRVRNFPITADKIMATAGTTA, encoded by the coding sequence ATGAACTCCACCGACACGCCGCAAGACAAGCAGACCGGTTCCACGACGGGGAAGCAGGAAGCCGCAACACCGCGACGCGAGTTGAAGCAGCGCTATGACGGTTACGCGAAGGTGACCGGAAGCGCCAGATATGCGACCGAGTTCCAGATGCCCGGCGCGGTCTACGCCTTCCTGGTCCAGAGTACGATCCCGAAGGGTACGATCGCCTCGATCGATCGTGCCGCTGCCGAACGTGCTTACGGCGTTCTCGCCGTGCTGACTCCCTTCAACGCTGCACGGCTTCCTATGCCTCCTTCACAGTCGCATGCGCGCCGTGCTGTCAGCCTTCTACAGGATCGAGCCGTGCACTACAACGGGCAGCCCATCGCTGTTGTCGTCGCCGCGAGTCTGGACCAGGCGCGGCATGCCGCAACGCTGCTCAAGATCGAGTACATTTCGGAGCCTCCGCAACTCGATTTCATGGGCCGGCTTGACCAGGGCCGTCCGCTGAAGCAACCTACGCGCGAACCCGCCGACTCCAGGCGCGGCAATCTCGCAGCGTCGATGGCCAGGGCGACGGTCACGCTGGAGGAGACCTACACCACGCCCATCCAGAACCACAACAGCATGGAGACACACTCGACGCTGGCCTGGTGGGAAGGCGAGAAGCTGAACGTCTACAACTCCACCCAGTCGATCGAAGTCGACCAGCAGGCGCTGGCGTCGACCTTCGGCATACCTCTTAGCAATGTCCGCGTGCAGTGTCCCTATACCGGCGGCGGGTTCGGGAGCAAGGGATCCCCCTGGTCGCACGTCTTTCTAGCCGCGATGGCTGCGAAGACGGTGGGCAGGCCGGTGAAGCTGGCGCTCGATCGCAACCAGATGTTCGGGCCTGTCGGCTCGCGTCCCGCGACAGTGCAGAAGATCAGGCTCGGTGCGTCGGCGGACGGCAGGCTGCTGGGCGTCGAGCACAACGTCATTCTGACTGCCTCGGTGATGGAAGACTTCCTCGAGCCATGCGCGGCGCAGACCCGGATGCTCTACTCCAGCGAGTCCAATGCGACGACCCACCGGTTGGTCGATATGAACCTCGGGGTGGGCACTTATATGCGTGCACCGGGAGAGGCTTCGGGCAGCGCGGCCGTTGAATCTGCACTGGACGAACTCGCCATTAAGCTGAAGATGGACCCGGTCGAGCTGCGTCTGATCAACTATGCCGAGACGGACGAGGGCAGGAATCTGCCGTTTACCTCGAAGCACCTGCGGGCGTGCTACGAGCAGGCGGGGACCCGATTCGGTTGGTCGAGCAGGAACTCAACCCCGGGTCAGAGGCTCGAAGGCAATGCACTGATCGGCTATGGAATGGCTACGTCGACGCGACGCGCTGGACGTTCCGAAGCGGAGGCGGTCGTGCGGATCCTTCCGAACGGACGCGTCTTCGTGGGTGCCGGCACGCAAGACCTTGGCACCGGCACCTATACGATCATGGCGGATACAGCCGGCAATGAACTCGGCCTCGATCCTTCACTAGTGGAGGTCAGGCTGGGCGACTCGGCGCTTCCCGGCGCCCCAGGTTCCGTCGGATCGCAGACTGCTGCGAGCGTCTGCCCCGCTGTACGCCTGGCCGCGATCAAGGCTCGTTCTCGATTGATTGGCATGGCTTTGGGCGATCCCGCCTCTCCGCTTCATGGCAGGAATGCCGAGGAGATCAACGTTGGCGAGGGACGTATCTTCGTGACGTCCGACCCTTCTATCGGCGAGAGCTTCGCAGAGAGGATCGGACGCAACGGAGGCGACCCGGTAGAGGCGATCTCGAGCGCCGAACCGGAAGCAGGCGCGGCTAGGTACAGCGCCTACTCCTTCGGCGCAGTCTTCGTCGAAGTTGCCGTGGATCGCAGTACCGGCATGGTCAAGGTCCGGCGCGTCGTGGGCACCTACGATATCGGCACGCTGATGAACCAGATGACAGGGCTCAGCCAATTGATCGGAGGCGTTGTCTGGGGAATCTCGTTCGCCTTGCAGGAGGAGGCGCACATCGACCCGTTCTCGGGCCGCACTGTGAACGCCAATTACGCTGAGTATCACGTCCCGGTCAACGCGGATATAGGCGAGATCGACCTGACGGTGCTGAACATTCCCGACAC